Within Suricata suricatta isolate VVHF042 chromosome 12, meerkat_22Aug2017_6uvM2_HiC, whole genome shotgun sequence, the genomic segment ggggtggggggtgtttctTGGAGGAGGAGAGGGCGTGAGAACTGAGTTCGGAAGAGAGTGAAGAGAAGGGAACTCACTTCTATCGAGCAGCTGTGGACCCTGCAGCTCTGAAGGCCACTCTCCACCCCTGCTGGAGGTGGTGGTTTCCCTGTCTTAGGACCCTCCCCTGGGTGGGACATCCACTGGGCATCTTGGCCGCACAGGCCCTGGCTCAGACCGTTCTAGTCGTCTGTGTGTACAACCTTCCTCCAGACCCCATCTCCTCCCACTCAGGTCTGAACCATGACGCCCTGAGGCCTCTGCCTGTTCTTGGCTCCATGGCCCTTGAAGCTTGTCCTTCTCTCTATAAGTGTGGCACCTGTCCTCTCTACCTGTCCTCCTGCTTCAGAGAAGGGAAATTCCTCCTCAGGGCTTTTCATTGTCTCTTCCCTTGGCCAGAGGTTGAGCCCTCTTCTGCCACAAAGTGAAGTTCACAGGAATATGCAGCAAGTGCTCCTCTCGCATTGTCCCGCCCCCAAGCTCCTGACTCTCTACTCTctaccccccttccccttgcccctgcttcattcttcccctcctccacccactccATGCCCTCAGAGGCTGACCTCTACCAGCTGTATCAATGCACGGCCTTGTCCTCTGGCTTCCAGGTGGGTTTGGCCAATAGAAGGCACTGGCAGAAGATGAAGCCAAAGGAAAGAATGGGGTATTAATCCTCCTGCATCCCTTCCTGTAGGGTCAGCTCATCCGGCTGTATCCCTTGGTCAAAGGCCCTGTCTGCACACATCTGTacttgggttctttttttttttaattattttatgattatttatttttgagagaggagagagatacagagtacaaacagggaagggcagaaagagggacacacacagaatctgaagcaggctccaggctctgaactgtcagcatggagcccgacgtggggctcgaactcacgaaccatgagatgacgccctgagctgaagtcaaatgctcaacagactgagccacccaggtgcccctgtgcttgGGTTCTAACACCCTTCTTCCCTCTTGTCTGGTCAGGGGCAGCAAGGGATGGTAATGGCTCTCCATGGGTGCTCGCCCCTTCGGTTTCTCCAAACCCTGCCCACTGTATGGGTCCCTGTACCAAACCTGTCTCAACTTACCCCCATTTGAATGTGCCACTTATTTTCCCTAGGCTAACAGCTGGGGTCCCCGTTCTTCCCTCCTCACTCCTGCTGAAGGGGGCTCGGATCATCCAAGTCCTGTGTCTTCAGCCTCCATTCCCAGCTTCCCTTCCTCACGATGTGCATGGCTCATTCCTCTCAATCTGTCAGCGGCTTGTGACGCCATGTgtggtgcccctcccccttgaCATCCCCTGCCCTCCGCTGCTGGGGCATCATGCTTGCCTGCTTTCCTTCTTAACTCCATGGTTTCTCTGCTCTGCTTGTCCCTTCGATGTTGGGGCCCCAGGGGCTCAGTCTCCAGTCTTGTCTGCTCTGTTCTGGAGAGACTTCATCTTCTCCCAGCTTCAGCACCCCTCTGCCCCACCACACACGGATGCTCCCTTgaccatctttgtttttaattcacaGATGCTTCTAGGTCCTTGCCCCAGGGGCCCAGCTCCTCATATTGACCATGCCCCTCAAACCTGCTTCTGGTCTTCCCTTCGCATGTGCTCCTCACCCAGGGCCTGGATTTGGCCTGGACCACGCCCATCCTCCTTCCAGGCCTCCCAACCCTCAGCTTTGCCCCTCGAGTCCTGCCCCTTCACCAGCCCCCAAGTAATATTCCAAACACACAGACCTATTTGAAACCCTCTCCTGCTGGCCCCTGGGGATCAGTCTCCTAGCCTGCTGTTTGAAGTCCACAGCTTCCCATCCCAACTTCCCTCCCAGTCTCACGGAACACTATATCAGCTGTGCATGGAGGCTTCTATGGGTTGGGTCACATCCTTGCAGGGGGTAGCTCCGAGGCTGCCTTCTCCAGGGAGTCCTCCCTCTCACTCCTCAAGTAagtgcccccctctctccctcgTTGCTTACTCCGCCTTCCCCATTCCTCCTCCGGTGCGAGGTCaaaggctcagagcctgtagtagggcagatgaatgagtgaatgaatgaatgaatgaatggctgacCGACTGAccgactgactgaatgaatgaatgatggaagGCGGTCTGGAGGCGGGAGCTCTAAGCAGGGAAAGGGAGTCTctgagcctgggaggggcctcAGCCAGGCCGCCCCCCTCCAAAACCACCGGGTCCCTTCTCAGACTTGGAAGGGATGCGCGCGCCCAGCCCCTCCTCCGGGAGAAAGGCTCGCGCCGATTGGCTCAGGTTGCCTTCGGCGGAGTCACGAGTCTCTATTGGCTCGCTAGCCAGGACTCTGCCCAATCGCAGCGATTAATTCCATCCCCCGACTCCCAGACTCTGACTCCCTTCGCCCCGCAGCAAAGGAGGCGGAAGACGGCGCCTTCTTGTTACCCTGGCAACCGTCAGCGGACCCGTCACCCCAGCAACTGTCCGTCACCCCAGCAACTGTCCGAGGCCTCCCGTCAGCCTTCGCCTGGGCCCCTCCAATCACCCAGACAACCGCTACCCGTTCCGGTCAACCATCAGCCGTTTCCCCATCACCCTGACAACCGTCGCCAGACCCACCGCCCCCTGGACACACCATCCTCATCCTGCCCGCAGGCCTCCTCGCCCCAGACCtccaccccaggctctgaggtcgTGGGGTCCCATTTCTCTCCGGCCCGTCTCCTCGCCCCCAAGGGGCACTCACCCTTCCCACCCTGGAAGTGGAGGGCTCTGAGGTGGGTCGGTGCTGGGGACCCCGGCTCCCATCGGGCCAATAGGCTGCCCTGTGCTAAGGCAGTGATGGGCCCCCAACTGTCTCCCCGCTGCACTCTTGCGTGGGACTGTCCGGTCACAACAGGGAGCTTTTCAAAATGCAAgccatgtccctcccctgctgaaaACTCTCCCCCCGGCTCCCGTTGAGAATCTAATCCAAACTCCTCACAGCCCCTGGCGGTCTGGCTGTGGCCTcttctccctcgctctgccctaGAAGCCACTAATCGCCACGTCGTTACTCCAGCAGCCTAGGCTTATTTCCACCTCCAGCCTTCCTGTTTACTGCTTCCCACTCCCTGAAGTGTGTCCCCCAGCTAGGGAAGCCTTTCCGGAGCCGTAAGACACTCACCTAGCTCTCTATGCCCGTTCTGTTAACTCCAGAGTAAGGCTGTGTTGTTCACTCGCCAGGGCCTAGatcagtgcctgacacacatGATAGGTAAAAAGGATGTTATGTTAGAGACAACAGAGTACAGCAGGGGATGACCAACAGGCAGGCTTTAGCCAGCCAGGCCCATCCCAGGGACAAGAGAATGTATTTATGAGGTTACAGGTCCCCAGAGAGATTCATCATCATTCATCATGACACACTCCCCAAAGGCCAGGCAAAGGCTGGGGAGATAGAAGGGCCGTGACCAGCCTGAGGCTGGATGATTCACCCTCTACTTGTCCCACCTCATCAGGAGGCTGGAGCCGCAGCCCCCCTActtaccacccccccccccccccaaagactCAGCAGAATCTGTGTTTAATTTGGAGAAGATTCCAGGAGCTGGAGAGGCAGGTCTCAGACTTCAGATGGTCATTCAGGGAGCTGATCCCTTCCTGTGCCCCGTCCAGAATCTCAAACATCCACCCGAACAAAGCCCAGAGCTGTTTTTCCATGGATCTGACACAGGGATCCTAGGGATCTTTCCCAGGCCATAGCTAGAGACCTTGACTTAATGAGGCCTGGAGTCACAGCCTGGAGGAAGATGGTGGGAGCTGACCAGGACCTGGCTAGCAAATGAGAGTCTCCCCTTGGTGAGGTGGCCAGGTAGCAAGGCACAGACTCCCCTATTCCAGGAGTACCTTGATCAGCACCGTCCAATAGAATGCTTTATGCTTATGTGTCAATGGAGCCCTTGATATATGGCTAGAGTGACTGAGGGACTGGAGTTTTAATGGAccatattttaattcatttgcatttaaaCTGAGGCAGCTAGATATGGCTGCCAGGACTCTTATTGGACTGAACAGCTTTTAGCTGAAGACTCACACTGGAGATGAAAAGCCAtggaggggaaggtcagagtcTGTGGTTTGTGCAGCTGCGGGGGCCAACCTTGGCAGGAAGGGGGAGGCCCCCGGAAGGGGAGAGGTAGGACACTGCACCCAGCTCTGCAGAGGAGAAGAGTCCCCGGTTCCCCAGGGCTGAAGTGCTTGTTTACGTGCACAACACACTCACACTGGTGTGTGAGCATGCAGCTTGGTGTGGCTGAGGGCCTGCACAGACACACTCTCACGCGGTCTCGGACTTCCATGCCTGTGTGCCGTCCAGGAGTTTCCCAGGCACACgcaggccagggagggagggccgCTAGTCCAGCAGGTCTTGCAAGAAGGCCCACATGTACTGGTGCATCTCCTCGGGGTTGCTCTGCGGGATCCAGTGCCCCACGCCCGGCAGGATGTGGGCCTCCAGCCGGCCGGGCACAAAGCGACTGGCGATGGCTCCCACCAGCCCCTGCTCTAAGTAGGGGTCCTTCTCTCCCCACAGCAGCAGCGTGGGCACGGTCAGTTCCTGGGGCTCCAGGGGGACGTTCCTAGGGCCAAGACAGGTAGAAGAATAACcgcccctccctcctggcccccagAACTCTCTTGGGCTCCCACCCTGGGTCTGGTCTCACCTGAAGAGGTTTCGGTAATAGTTGAGGGACCCAGTGAGGCCACCGGGCTGTGAGAAGTCGTAAAGGAAGGCCTCGAGCTCGCTGGGGGTTAAGTGTGAGATGCCTGATTTGCGGTGTGTGAGGACGGTCTTCAGGATCTGGGTACACAGCAGGACTATGGTTCTAGCACCCAGCCTGGCCAGTCCCAGCCCCCTACCCTCCACCTACCCTCCTAGGCCTTCGCCCTGCTGCACCTGGAAGTCAGACATGGACAGTAACTTCTCAGGCAGCCATGGAAGCTGGAACAGGAACATGTAGTTGGAACGGAAGAACTGGCTGATGTGGCGTATAGAGTAGTCTGCGGGTGGTAAGGGGAAAGGCAGATGTgaggcctgggcctggggtggCCCCACACCCTTGCGCTCCTACATGCACCCAGGTCAGGCACCCTCAGGAATGTCATCGCATGCCTGACTGACCCTGTGGGGTGACTCGACACTCCTCCTGGCTGTGGTACGGGTGGCCCTCCCTGCCGAGTGGTCACTGTACCCACAGCGTGGGGGGCACCTCCCTCTGCagctcccaggagcccccacaaCCACTGGCGTGCTTCCCCTGCCCAGATTTGGATGcatttcaacatttattgagcacctattgtaTGCCAGGACCTGTTTAAAACCCAAGAGACACAGCAGCAAATGGAACAAACAAAACTCCCTTGCCCCCAGAGAGCTGACAGTCTAGAGACAGAGATGGACAAGACACAGccacaaggagggagagagagagaggcagagagaccatgGCACTAGGCCTACTATACTGGGAATTAGATTCAGGTGGTGAGAAGGGCATCTTCTTACTCATCTATGCCTTCCTTGCCAGAAGAAAGACATTTAGCctctcttgcctcagtttccccaactggATCGTGGagataaaaatacttttgtatGCACAGAGGCTTGTGTTGGTTATGGATACAGAGCTCCTTGTCAGAGCAATTGTTACCTGCAAGTGCCCCCAAAACTGTGAGTTACTCCTGAGCGTCCTGTCCCTGATTGTAGATTGGGAGCATCATGCGTGCCCCCTGGCCCGGGAGTATTGACTGGCAGACAAAGAAGTGTAGGCACAGAGACATACCCCACAGGCATACCCCAGCGTCCTGGACTCCCCAACACACCTTGGTACACAGACATGGGGGCACCGCTGACAACTACCATTCGTGCCACCAGGGATGGGTAGTAGATGGAGAAGTTCCAGGCAAGGACTGCGCCCCAGTCATGGGCCACCAGGATGCACTTGGAGTAACCTGGAGGGTGAGAGGAACCCATGTAAGTGAGAtgccagggagaggagaggcaggtgtGAGGGAGGCCAGGCCTGGGATGGGGGTATCCGCACCCAGGCCCAGAATGACGTCCTGGATATCTGCCATCAGCAGGTCGATGGTGTAACAGTCAACATCCCGAGGTGCATCTGAGGAGCCGTATCCCCGCAGGTCCACGGCCACCACGTGGAACCGGCTCTGGAACTCCCAAAGCTGGTAGCGCCAGGAGAACCTGTCaggtgggtggagagggaggtTGAGTCAGGGTCCCCAGGCTGCACTGGCATCCTCCGCCCTGCAGGGGCCTTAGGcgaccccacctccctgccctggaCCCCCCAGAAAGGAAGATGGGCTGAAGGCAAGGTCAGCTGCACTCGGGTCTAGGGCAGCCTCAAGGGCGATACCTCTTTGTCCCATCTCTGCAGGGACATTCCCGGAGACGCCTGTCCTCAAGCACCCCATCTGTATGCCTTGTGGCGCCCGTCTACCCAGCCAGCCCCCGTGGTCCGAGCTGCACCTCCAGCTCCACCCGCAGCCTTGGGCGCCCCAGATCCCTAGGGTTCAGACCTACCAGTTCTCCGGGAAGCCGTGCAGAAACAGCATGAGGGGCCCGTTGCCTCGTCCAGCGGAGACATAGTGGAGGCGCAGGCCCGAGCTCTGGGGGAGGGCACTGTCTGAGACCCAGGGAATCCCCCCTCCTCACTAGGCTTGACACCCCTTCCCCGCACCTTCCGGCCACCCGCCGACCCATATTTAAATTCGACCGTTTGCTGCCTGCTCACCCGGGGCCCGGGCCACACAGGCCCGAACCCCCGGGGGTCCTCGAGCCCCTCCCAACCCGCCCTGAAGCCCCGACGCCCCCCACAGCCACCCGCGCACGCACGCTTACCTTGAGGGTCAGGAAGCAGTGCTCGCCCAGGGTGGGGTCGCTCAAGCAGGCGGGTGGGGTGCGCCGGGGGCGCCCGCAGCAACCGCGCCGGGGCCGGCACAGCACGTGGGTGAGCGCGACGCAGCCATAGACGGCGGCGGCCACCAGCGCTGCGGAGAACACGAGGCTCCACATTAAGGCGCGCAGCAGCTTCAGAGTGACGCGCGAAGGCGCCAGCAGCGCTGTCACCACCAGCTCCGGCATGTCGCCGCGACCCGGGACGACTTCGGCACTGCCTTCGGGGGTGTGAGCGGGGGGCGAGGGCAGCAGCAGCGAGGCGGGATCCGGGCTCGGGAGCCCACCGCCTTTGGTCTGGGGTCCCTCCGTGCCTTCGGGGCTTAAGGAACGCGCCGAGAGAAGAGGCGGGAGGCTTAGACTGAAATTGCCACCACACACGACTCACCTAAGTGCCAGGTAAACACCTGGGCGCGTCAGGGAACTAGGATAGGGTGAGGGGATGGAGCTGCGAGGACCGGGCTTCCGAGGCTGGGGAGGAGctttgaggggaggggaagagaattgAGGGCGGGCCCTAGGcaagcggggggcgggggaaggctgCATCAGGGGCGGGGCCTAGTAGGACTCCCGCTGCGGGTGGGTGGGAATATTAAGTCCAGAGGAAGACCGGTGTCCGGACAAGCAGGGCCTGAAACGAAGCAATGCAGGGTAGGCGCGGCCTACGCGCCGGAACCGTGGACCCACCTTGACCTAGGAGCTGAGAAAGAGATGGGAGCGTGACTTAGAGAGTGGGCGGGGCGAGGGTGGAGCCCAGGTGAGGAGGGGCCTAAGGTTGTGCGGGAGAAGGTCGGAGGCTGGGCCCTGATGGTTTGGGTGCGAGGGTTGGGCCAATAAGCTGGGGGTCAGACCGGGTCTGGGCCAATGAGACGGGGGCGGGGCCGAGACCTAATATGGCGGGGTGGGCGGGCCCGGAAGCGGAAGAAGGGGACAGGTAGTGCCTTGGCTTGCATTAGGAGGGAGGCGCGGGCGGTCGCCGCAGCCCGAGGAGGACTTGGGAGTCTCGGCCGCCGCCCTTCGGAGCTCCCCTCCTGGAGCGCGCGGCCCTGTCCTTGGGCTAGCTGGCTGAGACCTAGCAGCAGCCTCAACCAGGCCTGGTTCCAACGGCGGGACCAGCGGCCTCGACCCCGGGCAGCCCTCCAGTGAGTCCAGTGCCCGtcggccccgccccctgcacggcTGTGATTGGAGGACGGTGGTCATTGACGTGCGGGTGACAGGTCTCCTTGGGGAGCCAATCGGCAGGTGCtgagcccggggtggggggcgtgggggtTCGCCGGTGGCGACCAATAGAGACGCGGGGACCCTAACTTCTAGAGGGCCGACCCGGGCCGCGAGCCGAAGGACCGGGCCAGTTGTGTCCCTGGGGTTCTGTCAGAAAGAGGAAGTAGGGCAGAATCGGTCGAGAAGGCCGACAGGGCAGCTTCTTCCTGTTTTGGAACCTTCCTCAAGATCCTGAACATTTCAGTCACTCATCGTTTAACCCACATAACAACCCTATTAAGTGTACGTACTATTATCACATCCGTGTATTACAGACGTCGAACCTGAAATTCAGGGATTATTTGCCTAAAGCCATACAACCCGCTGAACAGGAGTTTCGAAAAAAAGCAACCATCTGGGGCTCCACCTCTCCCGTCCGAGGCAGCCATTGGAACGCTTTGGCTTTCTCCTGGTGTGGCCATTTCTTGAGGACCCATTTAGGGCGTTCATTAGGCATAGACTCGCTCCTCACCATCACTGGACGGACCCTACCCATCTTTAGTTTCCCTATGGGTTTCCTCCAAAGTCCCCTCTCATTATTTTTGTCACCTCCCACCGCTAACCTTCACCTTTGTGTTGTTAAGGCTGCTGAACATGACACGGTCCTAGGCCCATAATTAGGTCTGTGGGCTCCTACTTAAAGGGGAATGGTGGTTTATGTGGTTCGGGCGCAGTGAACAGCGGATCTCAGCACCAGGTAGGCGGCTATGATTACATGGCCTGTAGTGTACAAAGGTTTCCCTGTACTTAGTACCTTTCTTTTCTTGCACGATTAGCCTGGATTACAGCTTCGGTTTCTTTTACACTTTCCATCAAATCAATCCTCCAACCACGGGGTGATCCCGGTATCCCTTGTGAGTCATATAATTTGGCTGCATGGCTGGTGAGAGCCTGGGGATCgcctttcttcctctgccacACAGAACCCACTCCCACCATCCCTCTACCCAAGCTTTGCCCTCAGACAAAAAGACAGCAGTAGTCACaggatgattaattttatattcagtacaaatgtttatttttgcaatgagaactgcacaaaaaaaaaaacctttagtaTATAAGTGAAAAGTCTACGAATCCCCTTCTACAAATGTCTGAAGTGTTTAATACAAGTCTCAGATTCACTGACATAATTATTGGCCAAGCGATCCGTGCATACAGTACAGTGGGGGCTTGTACACACCTCTTACTCTTGTATAGGACTAAGATTTCTAGTACTGTGGGAGGGAATGGGAAATGGCCAGAAAAATCAAATAGTAGATCCAAGTTCTAATTACAACCCAGTTAGAGGAACACCCATCAGGGAGGTGTGGAGAGGGCCATGGCAGAGTTAAACCTTTAGAAGGTGCAGACAAAACATTTCTCCAGCTAAACAGTTGGACCTGGCCTGGGGAAGTTACTGAACACAGCACGGGACAGAaatgagggggtgggaggagatggAAGAAACCCCGAAGAACTGATGCGAGGCCCACTGGAACCAACACAGTGGCACGAGGTGCCTGCTGTGGGGGGTGAGGCAAGGGTAGGGAGGCGAGTGGGGGCCTCTGGCCGGATGCCTGAACCCTTGCCAGGTCTCACAGATTCCAAACACAAGATGATGCAAGGGCTTTTCCAGTTGAAATAGAAAGGGAGACGGGTTAAGAGTGCTAGAAATATTTGTTTACGTTTCTGCACACATAAGTGATACTTTCATCTTACATCCTAGGGGCCGCTCTTGAATGCCCCCTCACCCTGTGGCGCGCTGTTGGGCACACAGGCAGAGGGTGGCAGGGTGGCCATATGGCAGGATCTCTCGGCaggcatgtgtgcgtgcgtgtctACATGCACGGGGCAGGGGAGGATCCCATTTTGGGGGGATGTACACTTCTCTAAGAACATCTGGTTAACCCTGAGCTTAAATGAAAGGAGTAGTTAAGGTAGAGGCAGGCAAGGTGGCAGAAGTGGCCCAAGTCCTCGAGCGAGTGGGGGGAGCaggatggaggaggggaaagggggaaaacgCTGTCTGGAGTCTGGCCAGGTCCTGCTGGGGCATGCTAGCCCCACTAGGAGACCAGGGTCCACAGGAGGAATGGGTACCTGGACTCCCTGTCACAGCTTCACCTTGGTCACAGGAGACGGCCTAGGTGGCCCTGGTGGTAGTTCTTGTACAAAGGTGGTTTGggattggggggcggggagggggtggagccTGGGCCTAAGCTAGGCAACAGGTGGTTCACAAAGAAATGTCAGGAAGACGCcagcattaaaaaagagagatgtgtTTATTCCATGATCAGTACAGACCAAATGCATATTCACCGTATGAAAGTCAAACCAGTCAGTGACTCCAGAGTTTGGCCAACACTGAGGCACCAGCGTCGTGGTGTAGAGTGGGTTCTCATGGCACACGTAACCTCACCAAGGGCtccaattataaaattaaaaaaaaaaaaaagtaggggaagtggcaggtgcccccagcccctggtgccCGCCTTGTCCCCTGGCCCTTCctttcctggttaaaaaaaaaaaaaaaaaaaaaaaaaaccaactcaaaacagatttgacattaaaaaacaaacaaaggaggagggaaggaaaagaaaacatggctttataattaaaaagagacTAATAAAGTTTGAAACTGAGTAAAATATAGgcagtttttttgtgttttgtgtgttttgttttgttttttgtgggttttttttgaggttttttttttttttttttttttacaccagtTTGGTGGAGTCACCAACAAACTTCAAACAAAGATATGCCAACTATGCTCACTACACAGTA encodes:
- the EPHX3 gene encoding epoxide hydrolase 3 isoform X2, with protein sequence MPELVVTALLAPSRVTLKLLRALMWSLVFSAALVAAAVYGCVALTHVLCRPRRGCCGRPRRTPPACLSDPTLGEHCFLTLKSSGLRLHYVSAGRGNGPLMLFLHGFPENWFSWRYQLWEFQSRFHVVAVDLRGYGSSDAPRDVDCYTIDLLMADIQDVILGLGYSKCILVAHDWGAVLAWNFSIYYPSLVARMVVVSGAPMSVYQDYSIRHISQFFRSNYMFLFQLPWLPEKLLSMSDFQVQQGEGLGGNVPLEPQELTVPTLLLWGEKDPYLEQGLVGAIASRFVPGRLEAHILPGVGHWIPQSNPEEMHQYMWAFLQDLLD
- the EPHX3 gene encoding epoxide hydrolase 3 isoform X1, translating into MPELVVTALLAPSRVTLKLLRALMWSLVFSAALVAAAVYGCVALTHVLCRPRRGCCGRPRRTPPACLSDPTLGEHCFLTLKSSGLRLHYVSAGRGNGPLMLFLHGFPENWFSWRYQLWEFQSRFHVVAVDLRGYGSSDAPRDVDCYTIDLLMADIQDVILGLGYSKCILVAHDWGAVLAWNFSIYYPSLVARMVVVSGAPMSVYQDYSIRHISQFFRSNYMFLFQLPWLPEKLLSMSDFQILKTVLTHRKSGISHLTPSELEAFLYDFSQPGGLTGSLNYYRNLFRNVPLEPQELTVPTLLLWGEKDPYLEQGLVGAIASRFVPGRLEAHILPGVGHWIPQSNPEEMHQYMWAFLQDLLD